The following proteins are encoded in a genomic region of Arachis ipaensis cultivar K30076 chromosome B02, Araip1.1, whole genome shotgun sequence:
- the LOC107627674 gene encoding uncharacterized protein LOC107627674 yields the protein MAVYRQQVEENYHDLVNLLTQQLTTILNPMMVDQESKFKSLARQVERIARIVDYEEGERHNARGNNEGFKNIFQNKNDVVNRENPHVVPRGHNADDFLARLRANHGGERYQVTRIVEEVLNRVGLNVGFMNQPHFVSAFPQVVQMTKVPRGVKNPMIITKFAGKVGESTTEHVARYYVEIGNLANDENLKMKFFPSSLMKNAFT from the coding sequence ATGGCAGTATATCGACAGCAGGTAGAGGAAAATTATCATGACTTGGTCAATTTGTTGACTCAACAGCTGACCACAATTCTGAATCCAATGATGGTTGATCAAGAATCGAAATTCAAAAGTCTTGCTAGACAAGTCGAACGGATTGCTCGAATCGTAGATTATGAGGAAGGTGAAAGGCATAATGCCAGGGGAAATAACGAaggattcaaaaatatatttcaaaataaaaatgatgTTGTTAATAGAGAAAATCCTCATGTAGTCCCCCGAGGTCATAATGCTGATGACTTTCTAGCCAGATTACGTGCTAATCATGGCGGTGAACGTTATCAAGTCACCAGAATTGTGGAAGAAGTTCTTAATCGAGTTGGTCTGAATGTTGGTTTTATGAATCAACCCCACTTTGTGTCTGCCTTCCCCCAAGTTGTTCAAATGACTAAAGTGCCAAGAGGGGTAAAAAATCCAATGATAATCACAAAGTTTGCTGGGAAAGTTGGAGAATCAACTACTGAACATGTCGCTCGATATTATGTCGAGATTGGGAATTTAGctaatgatgaaaatttgaaaatgaagttttttccttcttcgTTAATGAAGAATGCATTTACTTAG
- the LOC107625758 gene encoding omega-3 fatty acid desaturase, chloroplastic gives MATWVLSECGLRPLPPMFPRPRTGSISCTKSSSINSTFLSSDLKSFQQQTRFQCCSFKERRRSWEIKVSVPLRVGTIEEEEEGIINGVVEKREVCEFDPGAPPPFKLSDIRAAIPKHCWVKDPWRSMSYVVRDVVVVLGLAAAAAHLNNWIVWPLYWAAQGTMFWALFVLGHDCGHGSFSNNPKLNSVVGHLLHSSILVPYHGWRISHRTHHQNHGHVENDESWHPLPEKIFKSLDNVTRTLRFTIPFPMLAYPIYLWSRSPGKTGSHFHPDSDLFVSNERKDVITSTICWAAMASLLVGLGFVMGPIQLLKLYGIPYVLFVMWLDFVTYLHHHGHEDKLPWYRGEEWSYLRGGLTTLDRDYGWINNIHHDIGTHVIHHLFPQIPHYHLIEATEAAKPVLGKYYREPKKSLPLPFHLIGDLMRSMKKDHYVSDTGDVVYYQTDPTLGGSSTSI, from the exons ATGGCAACATGGGTCTTATCAGAATGTGGGTTAAGGCCTCTTCCCCCAATGTTCCCTAGACCAAGAACTGGATCCATTTCATGCACCAAATCTTCTTCTATAAACTCCACATTCTTATCCTCAGATCTGAAGAGCTTCCAACAACAAACAAGGTTCCAATGTTGTAGTtttaaggagagaagaagaagctgGGAGATTAAGGTTAGTGTACCTTTAAGGGTTGGCACcattgaggaagaagaagaaggaatcatCAATGGTGTTGTTGAAAAAAGAGAAGTTTGTGAATTTGACCCTGGTGCACCACCACCATTCAAATTGAGTGACATAAGAGCAGCAATACCTAAGCACTGTTGGGTTAAGGATCCATGGAGGTCAATGAGTTATGTTGTGAgagatgttgttgttgttcttggttTGGCGGCTGCTGCTGCACACCTCAACAATTGGATTGTTTGGCCTCTCTATTGGGCTGCTCAAGGAACCATGTTTTGGGCACTTTTTGTTCTTGGTCATGATTG tgGTCATGGAAGCTTCTCAAACAATCCCAAACTGAACAGTGTTGTTGGACATTTGTTGCATTCTTCAATTCTAGTACCATATCATGGATG GAGAATTAGTCATAGAACTCATCATCAAAACCATGGCCATGTTGAAAATGATGAATCTTGGCACCCG CTGCCTGAAAAAATCTTCAAGAGCTTGGACAATGTAACACGTACCTTAAGATTCACAATACCTTTTCCAATGCTTGCATATCCTATATACCTT TGGAGCAGAAGTCCTGGGAAGACAGGTTCTCACTTTCATCCAGATAGTGACTTGTTTGTCTCAAATGAGAGAAAAGATGTTATCACTTCAACAATTTGTTGGGCAGCCATGGCTTCTTTGCTAGTTGGGTTAGGGTTTGTGATGGGTCCAATCCAATTGCTTAAGCTTTATGGCATTCCTTACGTG CTTTTTGTTATGTGGTTGGACTTTGTTACTTATTTGCATCACCATGGCCATGAAGACAAATTACCATGGTACCGTGGAGAG GAATGGAGCTACCTTAGGGGTGGGCTTACAACTCTTGATCGTGACTATGGTTGGATTAATAATATTCACCATGATATTGGAACTCATGTCATACATCATCTCTTTCCTCAAATTCCCCATTATCACTTAATAGAAGCA ACTGAAGCAGCAAAGCCAGTTCTTGGAAAGTATTACCGAGAGCCAAAGAAATCTCTACCTCTTCCATTTCACCTTATTGGAGATTTGATGAGAAGCATGAAGAAAGATCATTATGTTAGTGACACTGGTGATGTTGTTTATTACCAAACAGACCCTACACTTGGTGGCTCTTCTACATCAATTTAA